In the Mytilus galloprovincialis chromosome 10, xbMytGall1.hap1.1, whole genome shotgun sequence genome, one interval contains:
- the LOC143048589 gene encoding cathepsin L-like, whose amino-acid sequence MMPLLLFVLVIGSSALHQTNQDMDTEWLLFKKAYNKAYENGSEDYFRRSIWEKNVRYIEHHNLAADRGEHSYWLGLNPLADMSIDEVIETMTGGMIHINTSEGSTFLPPNNIEIPSEVDWRKKGYVTPVKNQGACGSCWAFSAVGSLEGQHYRKTGKLVSLSEQNLMDCSSKYGNKGCNGGRLTPSFQYVMDNKGIDTENSYPYEGKVGNCRYTKSNIGASITGYTRIRNGDENQLKEAVATVGPVSACIYVDQNFKLYKRGVFNNPSCKSYTTNHCILVVGYGTQSSDDYWLVKNSWATTWGMDGYILMSRNRNNQCGIATNSMYPLM is encoded by the exons ATG atgcctcttcttttatttgttttggtcATTGGTAGTTCAGCTTTACATCAAACCAACCAGGACATGGATACAGAATGGCTACTATTTAAGAAAGCGTACAACAAAGCTTATGAGAACGGAAGTGAAGATTATTTCAG gCGATCTATTTGGGAGAAGAATGTTAGATATATTGAACACCACAATTTGGCAGCGGACAGAGGAGAACACAGTTACTGGCTTGGTTTGAATCCTCTTGCTGATATG TCGATTGATGAGGTGATCGAGACAATGACAGGTGGAATGATACATATAAACACCAGTGAAGGTTCCACATTCCTCCCTCCGAATAATATTGAGATCCCTAGTGAAGTGGACTGGAGAAAGAAAGGTTATGTAACTCCTGTGAAAAATCAG GGAGCATGTGGATCATGTTGGGCATTCTCAGCTGTAGGTTCACTAGAGGGTCAGCACTACAGGAAAACAGGGAAACTCGTATCGTTATCGGAACAAAATCTGATGGACTGTTCATCAAAATACG GAAACAAAGGCTGCAATGGAGGTAGGCTAACACCCTCATTTCAATACGTTATGGATAATAAAGGCATAGATACAGAAAATAGCTACCCATACGAGGGAAAG GTTGGAAACTGCCGGTACACGAAATCTAATATTGGAGCTTCTATCACCGGTTACACTAGGATCAGAAATGGAGATGAAAATCAGTTGAAGGAGGCTGTAGCAACAGTAGGACCTGTTTCAGCATGCATTTACGTGGATCAAAACTTTAAGTTGTACAAACGag GTGTATTCAATAATCCGAGCTGTAAGTCTTACACGACAAATCACTGTATCCTTGTTGTTGGATATGGCACGCAAAGCAGCGATGATTATTGGCTAGTTAAAAACAG TTGGGCAACCACGTGGGGAATGGATGGATACATATTGATGTCAAGGAACAGGAACAATCAGTGTGGCATAGCAACAAATTCAATGTACCCACTAATGTGA